The stretch of DNA gtgaaacccgctggccatatccaggctaataaaatatctcgcctcttgcaatctcgcgacttgatccgcaataaggagtaaagggtaccgatccgtgacgatactttgatttagatctcggggatccattcgtaatctatctgaaccgttttttttttcttcacgagttacggctcgctaatggcgaattactaggccttataatctttgctttaattagaacgcttattttctcacgtaccgctctccgctcctcctcgctaagtctataaggacttcctcctacggtggtgttaggatcagttaatcgtatttctaaccggcctgcatttacgcgaatacgtaggaaacccgtaacgaatgaatctttgaatttgtcgagaagcgaaattgatcgacttttattattaccatgtacatcagcgtcaacttcattaacgacgatctcgtttgcagtggtttcattacagacattaattattttcgttttacacatagcgaggctattttgtgtaaatgttacgtcaaaacccagacttagagttccgcaactaatcgcgatatcatattttaaataactatcagcaaggacatgagaaattatcttcgatgtaaaaatcattaatacacacgatgaacaaatgggaggcgtatgtttaatataggtatttcctactcctcgcattaccaatatgtcagtcattcttttgccagaaatctcgaggccacggactctttaattagtgaacgctcggctcccgaatcggagtaaaatggaaacgactcacccagatgacttgatctacccaatgatgcttccagtacgtagaagtcgactcgccactcgttattgaaattatggtttcctttcataatcaggttgacagctgcgccccatgcagcggggtcggaacgtgcgattttaagggttaaaacgtggtagcgaaaacttgttaggtttcacactcgattttgcactagcgactgaattactcGCGCActatggtcgtaagttctaacactgttataatcggcactgatcccacttctgatgtcgggtcggcgttaagattagagttagggttaaaggcgtgaaacgaatccctattggcactagacgtgatcattgtgcaatagaggagatatttactagtgcaaatatgactatgatggaattggacaagtaatcgcgataattaaatactcgagaagctgatgacaatgatcctaggctcaataacgaatccgcggtcaacgggatgacgaactttacccttcgttagcgtctaagttacactgtacgttagagaaaggggcaattattacgtatacgaaagacaggtcgattactgatgagatcgcactagagagtgactctccgtcgcggtgacgctgtcgaagaaaactatgatgggtgtgcctaagggcacgagatcatcggattcgcggagaaaagtcttcgttcgaagggtgagggaaattgacgttgctgttaattggtccatttccatgttggtggttagagaaagatattagctgtccttgggaaaagttgctagcgggaagcgtcgttcgtggaaggatagatttctcttatcttcccgtagttggagcacaggctatttgtctatttgaaagactttgtataattgaaacttaatattcgtagcgggtcctcgcccagctaaacatatactgtgaagatgcgttggcatctggcaatcatcttacccgaaggacaaagtctgcgtgtggcgagccacggggcagaaaccattgaaacgtttaccgtcgtgccctgtcccaagtatttcttttaagaagagctatagaattaattcatgcctttgttagacaaaacgatcatccctttgaccgcggctacgttcggcgactgattgtcgtctcgagctcgagctcactatcataaatctcaaataaatacagtcggatcgaatgacaacagtttcttaatacggctatggtgaaatctaaatttcaatactaggggtcttcccaaagttccaaagggaaggttccggtgttctgtcatctccgacatatatatattattataatgacttattttaataatgacttaatttgtttagtaaaaacagctaaaatctcatgtaagattgttgggatgttacgtgatatttctgttgcatcattgattatcgttatactttgaaaaataattaaggaagcgaacaatgcgtggacgattatggcagttttattaataaacgaacgtttaatagagaatatggatttactggataaataaatgtttcattaaatgtaactgttacgtgcagaataatatgttgttacatgtatgaactaaagttgatgtaatactcaaacgtatgctctcccttttattctatgagatttaaacatttagaagattttatgaaaatgcactaaacaatcagaagcatctgtttctccttttctttttcttttttttttttttttttttaacatgttgattgccacgcgatttttatacttattttgacttggatagatagattaaagcgtaccataccaagacatttcattcttgcaaaatattctagtctatttgcgtacctaaacacctaaacacctaaacacctaaacacctaaacactcaacgtgttgaagaattaaatttgaGATTTAAAGTGCCACAATCTCAATGACTATATCTACTTTCATGCGAGTACCGATATAGTTTaccagaaaattacaaatatgtatcattttaatatgaatataaatagaagcatctgtttctcctttttttttttttttttaatatgttgattgccacgcgatttttatacttattttgacttggatggatagattaaagcgtaccataccaagacatttcatacttgcaaaatattatagtctgtttgcgtacgtgctcataatcttggctgataaccgccattcgctatatacatcgttggtatcgacgtcaaaggattaacacagacaaatacacaatccatacaatccgatttgattgattttagatcttgcatcaaacagatctctatataaacagataatttctgattctaaacatttgtattacgttcatctaattattaggatattagatatattataaaggaagatattatgtattaaataatctgcctcttcttccgctttcaaatcctctacaaacgccttttatagtcgttcaacttttcagctcacagaaaagaacattacgcgtattcctagcaatcgcccaaagactcgaacgtgtgcttcgataaagctcgcttaactttcatcgacacatcgataactttgcgttccaagatgttattacgccctagaatccctaacataattttagaaccagaatttctgtacaaaacaattccatcgctttgtcacgcttaacggctcaatcatcgaaacatgtatcataacgcacgaattatgataaaaaagaaactgtctttcgaataaaagcaatccgtttgccaggtgcgcttaaggatgtacaggacgtcgacggagcaagtgtacgaaatacagccgctggagggtaacagttccgctcaacgttacactcaacagccgaaacaacgattctctgaaatgcctactccgtcggtttcgccgacgtcttctctccgaaagcgcgtctcggaactgccaagagccgcgagtgcatccgtttccggtgctgcgggcattgtctgctctaatacggatctgatatcgatcgtaagctcgttagcgtcttccgcgatggAAATCAAcggatgcggcgaggaagcgccgagttcccgggacgatagcaaatcaaactggcccggaaaaacgaccgaacagaaaggaagtcgatcgaagagcttccgttccaatagcttcgacgtgtcgagattgcacggagctaaaagtaagcttagcggatcctcgaaagccgctatttcgacctttatggcatcgtcgaattggttcacgaagagacaccaaccgatgtcgaagaagccgaaagatttagtaacggccagtttaagtctcaagttcgataaatcgaaggtagtgaaggcgatgaaggaaacgttgggtaaaaagtcccctaatagcgaggtcaaacacaaagtcgtatgggacaacactagtggaaccaaagtggacgctcagctaagttgtatttctcgttacgatatcgtttcttgtttaagagccatcgtaggtgaaaggaggaatgcaagaacgcacataatacgcaaaaatctatggcagattcaaagtacagtactcgttgtgatattcggtaaagataataagttctcctatggagatttcatttttcaaattattctcgtaaaagtacgtatttgcataaataaatagcacacggtctctgcgtaaatacccaggccagttataaatatttcagtttgccaacgatatcccaacatgtgggacactcacatgtgtgctacttcgtgagcgatgataaaggtgctggtcaagccttcgtctcgatttaacgcgcacgatctcgcgggatagcatactcctgacacaggtgcgtaaccggaaggacctcctatatctaatcgcgtcaaccatacagcaacatcgtgatttacgtccttcgaggacagcatcattctgttccatttgttcacgttctcgagagatcgtctggcatcgccacggcggacctacgacaacgtttaatattttcttaataaaagctagcaaatattacgaatatattatatttattattacatcatgcattatatactatatataaatattcgtcaatgataataaatatatgtgcaagtaatcgtgttgttgattgtaatcaaatgtaacttgtaacgctattagtattttaatcttcctgaaaaatgttgaaatgttgattcaacagcagagaagaatagcagaaaaagaaaagtaaaaggaatcgcaagtgtcgtatatcaatgatattatcataggtctataacattaaattaagattcttaagagatgaaaaaggtttaatagtcgattatacagatatttcggatacacgataaatgcgaggtttgtcaatgatccgtgaaaattgtttgtttggaaatttgttttcaagggatcgttcacggttgtccaatttaacagaatggaactcgttgcattttatcgatctagaacgtcatgcgcagatattttgacctatataatttatataccatacactgtacagataagtagaaaataaaataattgacactcgcataggcgtatctcagatagttactactttagttaaatgatttaatttaatggaaatcgcttaccataacgtctcgtttttccgcgtataaaatcattcgtacgatcactagaatcatgttggattcgagcgatgggtccatgtaaattgcactgacctaggattaaaatacgtacgaaaatgtaacaggcgttaaaacagtattacagccttacaaataaattattattcaaaactctcgtaaatacatcgtatcttatataattttcctaaaaaattaattttattcgttatatttatcttaggaaatgtacgttattaatctcaacagcattggaaaaccaattaccgaatggctgaaattaatcgattacaaaattccattacggataaattattcgctgaactttttaaaagatacgtgcaagctttgaacagtgtaaacagaaaatacagagcttccatccgaatatacgatcgagatgtttgaaagcaagtagcgtaccttgaaaatacagagatacgcataactctgccctatgtttcccggttgcttgcgtacatatgtaggaggaggtattctatatctaagtataataacagaatttcgtttggtattacttacgatgtttaaaagagccaagatatattgctgtactcgaattccatgaaaatctaccacggagtaatcagcagctattccaagctctagccatcgtggcggcgaatccttagcagctggtcttttctctatgaaatgacttatcttagaaatcgacttatcttccacgaaattagaaagtctactcgactcgacttgatagcttaaacgcatgattattaaaagcataaattaatatctacgagcaagtattcgtggaataattattatgatataaataattatttcaaaagtataatttcaaaaatatcaattcggtatcaccgtgaatttcatcctgcaaatttctttaaaattcttgacaaattttggtaaacgtattcctccagcaaatttttctatttttctatttttttacattaaattaggcaagatagataaagattcgtgcaatggacaatatacatatgtgtaatagacagggaataataaaataaattaaaaacagcgaaatatagatgaacgtgtagaagatcaagcgagagtggaacgcaatagggagaataattgtaaaccgagttccttttaaggctgaagataagctattcttatattacatgctgttattattacttttgtacacgatagattggaatatcagtacaatttctttctttcagtaatattcgatgattcgttaatttattaaccgctatattgtacgtggtaagtagaaaagcaacgattgtacaagaatggcatttggaaaaatatttgacttacttgataatctgttcctttgccatttaggaccagagaagtatccaatttcctcgggatttgttattttatataggttggggttgataatcaatctcggatccactcggattggttatcacaccttttattttctctcttatacaaaacaccaaatcacacagcaaacgtctaaactctcccaatgcgtcttagcaattaaggcgtggtcgactcctatggcaaaagagcgtcgttaggagtcgtaccaacataaccctagtaaccttttagtaactagcggtcataccaactgagcatttctcaacaggatttacgtcgatcgataattcttccactattgtatcgttgtattctgtggagacatcgtctttttcatcgtacagaatcaatttctcagcttctgggtattccacgtcgaagacgtcaccggaaagattataaaatccctgaacatcgtggcttaaggaatcgcgtttgcttcgtttcgactttctcttactttcttcaacttcaaatttattcgatttccctgtaaccgaattatcaacgttttaccacgtttgcctgtcttatcttcgctattctcgttacggataaaatgaaaaaatagttgcaaaatttctgaaattgtaaatacgaccagactggaacgtatcaacgacatatacggtgtcacaaaattgtgacaagtcaatattccagttgttagtttgttgaaattacgccaccgctgattaaacgtatcacgctttaatagaaaattcaatttcccagcggggaaaatggaattttgcgctaattaaagtattgcgcttttgtacaaaattccattgttttctgttgcccgcgaaaatgcaattttacgacggacatttcagacaaatttccatcagacggctttccatccgtaaaaaagaatgctatctataaaagtgtcaatggaaattgatcaaagtaacgtcaaacaaacccgtttaaacagcgaggtaagtagaccaattgcttttaacaaaacctgtatcgttgctcttaaccgtttcacttttaaatatcaatcggcgctgttcctcattaaaatttcgatttaaatcgaacgagaaatacagcgtaacacttggaattttctatcgtttctcaaccatacttcgaacatttacgtcgcattcttcgattcataggatcgcgatgttggattcttcgatttcgatacaaaaacgtttcacagctttcgacgcgggcaatttaattaagagaacaaataatttgtttataaactgccaattacgtgccttgaatttccgatatatgcaataaatttcattgctacttgacctaagtgggtcataaagttgcaaccgtgtaaaccgtgccacgtaattttattgcattcaattttccacgtttccaacaatttatcaaattagaatttatccgcgcatcgtacgaaatttttcataaaaattgattaataatagtagatatatagctcctcgtattcgtaaaacagatttttaatctgtaaacaacgagtcgtggtaattacgatacgatcgattttcaacttagcaaaatttgtttccatttaacattcacatccagattgtatttcctttgtaataaattaattatataattaaataaatttattattcgaaccgatattcagatacagttcgagtatacttgataaattttcagactcgattctccaagtcgaaaatgagaacgtttta from Bombus affinis isolate iyBomAffi1 chromosome 3, iyBomAffi1.2, whole genome shotgun sequence encodes:
- the LOC126914808 gene encoding A disintegrin and metalloproteinase with thrombospondin motifs 3-like, which codes for MDPSLESNMILVIVRMILYAEKRDVMVRRGDARRSLENVNKWNRMMLSSKDVNHDVAVWLTRLDIGGPSGYAPVSGVCYPARSCALNRDEGLTSTFIIAHEVAHMSAMSSIMSNRRLCVLPLPLGGADILDSGSRRFGNILVTPPRGNPAIDSRRLRPNKVGDTLSIVTTECLRPPS